The Stigmatella erecta genome window below encodes:
- the glmU gene encoding bifunctional UDP-N-acetylglucosamine diphosphorylase/glucosamine-1-phosphate N-acetyltransferase GlmU, whose protein sequence is MSSPLAAVVLCAGKGTRMKSEKAKVLHPILGKPLCAYPLKRALELGASPLVPVVGHQASEVEKAIRANFPAATLRFALQKEQRGTADAVRSAEGALKEFSGRVLILYGDVPLLRRETLEALVAAHEAGKGPLSLVATTLEDPTGYGRVIREGGKVTRIVEHKDCTPEQRAVRECNAGIYLVESSFLWRALAEIRPQNAQGEYYLTDLVEMAARQGPVASIGADATETAGVNDRVELSARARVMQQRINEHHMRAGVSLQDPATTFIDEDVTIGADTELGPLVSLSAGTVVGRNVTIGQGSVLSASRVADGTTIKPYSVFEEAQVGERCVIGPFSRLRPGTELSEEVHLGNFVETKKAVIGKGSKANHLAYLGDAKIGSKVNVGAGTITCNYDGVNKHLTELGDGVFIGSDTQLVAPVSVGDGAYVGAGTTVTKNVPPGSLAVSRSPQVNKEGWVARKKEKQG, encoded by the coding sequence ATGTCCTCTCCCCTCGCGGCGGTGGTTCTGTGTGCCGGCAAGGGCACCCGGATGAAGTCGGAGAAGGCCAAAGTCCTTCACCCCATCCTGGGCAAGCCCCTTTGCGCCTATCCTTTGAAGCGTGCCCTGGAACTGGGCGCCTCTCCGCTGGTGCCCGTCGTTGGCCACCAGGCCTCTGAAGTCGAGAAGGCCATCCGGGCGAACTTCCCGGCGGCCACCCTGCGCTTCGCGCTCCAGAAGGAGCAGCGGGGCACCGCGGACGCGGTCCGCTCGGCGGAAGGGGCGCTGAAGGAGTTCTCCGGCCGCGTGCTCATCCTCTACGGGGATGTGCCGCTGCTTCGCCGCGAGACGCTGGAGGCGCTCGTCGCCGCGCACGAGGCGGGCAAGGGGCCGCTGTCGCTGGTGGCCACCACGCTGGAGGACCCCACCGGCTACGGGCGCGTCATCCGCGAGGGCGGCAAGGTGACGCGCATCGTGGAGCACAAGGACTGCACCCCGGAGCAGCGCGCGGTGCGCGAGTGCAACGCGGGCATCTACCTGGTGGAGTCGTCCTTCCTGTGGCGGGCGCTCGCGGAGATCCGCCCGCAGAACGCCCAGGGCGAGTACTACCTGACGGACCTGGTGGAGATGGCGGCGCGGCAGGGGCCGGTGGCCTCCATCGGCGCGGACGCCACCGAGACCGCCGGGGTGAACGACCGGGTGGAGCTCTCGGCGCGCGCCCGGGTGATGCAGCAGCGCATCAACGAGCACCACATGCGCGCGGGCGTCAGCCTGCAGGACCCGGCCACCACCTTCATCGACGAGGACGTGACGATCGGCGCCGACACCGAGCTGGGCCCGCTGGTGAGCCTGTCGGCCGGCACCGTGGTGGGGCGCAACGTCACCATCGGCCAGGGCAGCGTGCTGAGTGCCTCCCGCGTGGCGGATGGCACCACCATCAAGCCCTACTCGGTGTTCGAGGAGGCCCAGGTGGGCGAGCGCTGCGTCATCGGCCCCTTCTCGCGCCTGCGGCCGGGCACGGAGCTGTCGGAGGAGGTGCACCTGGGTAACTTCGTCGAGACGAAGAAGGCGGTGATCGGCAAGGGCTCCAAGGCCAATCACCTGGCGTACCTGGGCGATGCGAAGATCGGCTCCAAGGTGAACGTCGGCGCGGGCACCATCACCTGCAACTACGACGGGGTGAACAAGCACCTCACCGAGCTGGGGGACGGGGTGTTCATCGGCTCGGACACACAGCTGGTCGCCCCAGTGTCCGTGGGCGACGGTGCGTATGTCGGTGCGGGCACTACCGTGACGAAAAATGTACCGCCTGGAAGCCTCGCCGTCTCCCGATCTCCACAGGTGAACAAGGAGGGTTGGGTGGCCCGGAAGAAGGAAAAACAGGGCTAA
- a CDS encoding TatD family hydrolase produces the protein MPELLPLFDAHLHPESLSDQDLESMRFFGVERALVVAHHFAEPTPKALRLHFDALVGKQLPRLERLGIRAYAALGVHPRCIPRRGLSEVLASLPDYFQGGRVVALGETGLHGGGEEEEEAFLEQLALARRLKLRVVVHTPTQDKERHTRRILTLLRTAGNLPSRVLVDHATARTVGPILGCGHWAGLTLHPEALKAERAVVLVRKLGSERLLLNSDAGDGAGDILGLARLARLLAKANLSERVVRRVACENAERFFQLHT, from the coding sequence GTGCCCGAGCTGTTGCCCCTCTTCGATGCGCACCTCCATCCCGAGTCCTTGAGCGACCAGGATCTCGAGTCCATGCGCTTCTTCGGGGTGGAGCGGGCCTTGGTGGTGGCCCACCACTTCGCGGAGCCCACCCCCAAGGCGCTGCGGCTGCACTTTGACGCCCTGGTGGGCAAGCAGCTGCCCCGGCTGGAGCGGCTGGGCATCCGCGCCTACGCCGCGCTGGGCGTCCACCCGCGCTGCATCCCCCGGCGCGGGCTGTCCGAGGTGCTCGCCAGCCTGCCGGATTACTTCCAGGGAGGGCGCGTGGTGGCCCTGGGCGAGACGGGGCTGCACGGGGGCGGCGAGGAGGAGGAGGAGGCCTTCCTGGAGCAGCTCGCGCTGGCCCGGCGGCTCAAGCTCCGGGTGGTGGTCCACACACCCACCCAGGACAAGGAGCGCCACACCCGGCGCATCCTCACGCTGCTGCGCACCGCGGGCAACCTGCCCTCGCGGGTGCTGGTGGATCACGCCACGGCGCGCACGGTGGGGCCCATCCTGGGCTGCGGCCACTGGGCGGGGCTGACGCTGCACCCGGAGGCGCTCAAGGCCGAGCGGGCCGTGGTGCTGGTGCGAAAGCTGGGCAGCGAGCGGCTGCTGCTCAACTCCGATGCCGGGGATGGGGCGGGCGACATCCTGGGCCTCGCCCGGCTGGCGCGGCTGCTCGCCAAGGCCAATCTTTCCGAACGGGTGGTGCGCCGGGTGGCGTGCGAGAACGCCGAGCGGTTTTTTCAGCTCCACACCTGA
- the glmS gene encoding glutamine--fructose-6-phosphate transaminase (isomerizing), with protein MCGIVGYVGDKQSAPILVSGLKKLEYRGYDSAGVAVVGRNALNVVRATGKLKNLESRVSQEPPQGTLGIGHTRWATHGRPSDENAHPHTYKNVAVVHNGIIENHLALKEELRAKGHVFSSETDTEVFAHLISDELERGVDLPDAVRLAIKQVKGTYALAVVTSNDPNRIICTKDASPMVLGLGQGQNFVASDVPALLEHTRDFVYMEEGDLAVITAQSVDIYNRQGQKVNRPTRRIDWTPMMAEKGGHKHFMHKEIWEQPRAIADTLRGRMVLSEGDIHFEGWNLSAEKVRSISKVTILACGTSWHSGVAGKHMIESLARIPVEVELASEFRYRDPIVDPSHLAIAISQSGETADTLAAFKEAKARGAMSLAICNVMGSAMTREADISVLTNAGPEIGVASTKAFTTQLVTLYMLAVKLGRMRGTLSVKAAQEHLTHLTQIPKMIEDVLKCEPAVKRVAREFMNAQDFLFLGRGPMHPVALEGALKLKEISYIHAEGYAGGEMKHGPIALIDEKMPVVVIAPKQPHVAYEKIIGNIEEVRARGGKVIAIIDEDDHHVDSLADHVIRIPAACALLAPVVSTIPLQLLAYHVAEMRGNDVDQPRNLAKSVTVE; from the coding sequence ATGTGCGGGATCGTTGGTTACGTGGGTGACAAGCAGTCTGCTCCCATCCTGGTGTCTGGCCTGAAGAAGCTGGAGTACCGGGGGTATGACTCGGCGGGGGTGGCGGTCGTGGGGCGCAACGCCCTCAACGTGGTGCGCGCCACCGGTAAGCTGAAGAATCTGGAGAGCCGCGTCTCCCAAGAACCGCCCCAGGGCACCCTTGGCATTGGCCACACCCGGTGGGCCACGCACGGCCGGCCCTCGGATGAGAACGCCCACCCGCACACCTACAAGAACGTGGCGGTGGTGCACAACGGCATCATCGAGAACCACCTGGCGCTCAAGGAGGAGCTGCGGGCCAAGGGCCACGTGTTCTCCTCGGAGACGGACACGGAGGTGTTCGCCCACCTCATCTCGGACGAGCTGGAGCGCGGCGTGGACCTTCCGGACGCGGTCCGGCTGGCCATCAAGCAGGTGAAGGGCACGTACGCCCTGGCGGTCGTCACCTCCAATGATCCCAACCGCATCATCTGCACCAAGGACGCCTCCCCCATGGTGCTGGGGCTGGGCCAGGGGCAGAACTTCGTGGCCAGCGACGTGCCGGCGCTGCTCGAGCACACGCGCGACTTCGTCTACATGGAGGAAGGTGACCTGGCGGTCATCACCGCCCAGAGCGTGGACATCTACAACCGCCAGGGCCAGAAGGTGAACCGCCCCACGCGCCGCATCGACTGGACGCCGATGATGGCGGAGAAGGGCGGCCACAAGCACTTCATGCACAAGGAGATCTGGGAGCAGCCCCGCGCCATCGCGGACACGCTGCGCGGCCGGATGGTCCTGTCCGAGGGCGACATCCACTTCGAGGGCTGGAACCTGTCGGCCGAGAAGGTGCGCTCCATCTCCAAGGTGACCATCCTGGCGTGCGGCACGTCCTGGCACTCGGGCGTGGCCGGCAAGCACATGATCGAGTCGCTGGCGCGCATCCCCGTGGAGGTGGAGCTCGCCAGCGAGTTCCGCTACCGCGACCCCATCGTGGACCCCTCGCACCTGGCCATCGCCATCAGCCAGTCGGGCGAGACGGCCGACACGCTGGCGGCCTTCAAGGAGGCCAAGGCCCGGGGCGCCATGTCGCTGGCCATCTGCAACGTGATGGGCAGCGCGATGACGCGCGAGGCGGACATCTCGGTGCTCACCAACGCCGGGCCGGAGATCGGCGTGGCGTCCACCAAGGCGTTCACCACCCAGCTCGTCACGCTCTACATGCTGGCGGTGAAGCTGGGCCGCATGCGCGGCACCCTCTCCGTGAAGGCGGCGCAGGAGCACCTGACGCACCTCACGCAGATCCCCAAGATGATCGAGGACGTGCTCAAGTGCGAGCCGGCGGTGAAGCGCGTGGCGCGTGAGTTCATGAACGCCCAGGACTTCCTGTTCCTCGGCCGTGGCCCCATGCACCCGGTGGCGCTCGAGGGCGCGCTGAAGCTCAAGGAGATCTCCTACATCCACGCGGAGGGCTACGCGGGCGGTGAGATGAAGCACGGCCCCATCGCGCTCATCGACGAGAAGATGCCGGTGGTCGTCATCGCCCCGAAGCAGCCGCACGTGGCGTACGAGAAGATCATCGGCAACATCGAGGAGGTGCGTGCCCGCGGCGGCAAGGTCATCGCCATCATCGACGAGGACGACCACCACGTGGACAGCCTCGCCGACCACGTCATCCGCATCCCGGCCGCGTGTGCGCTGCTGGCGCCGGTGGTGTCCACCATCCCGCTGCAGCTGCTCGCCTACCACGTGGCGGAGATGCGCGGGAACGACGTGGATCAGCCCCGCAACCTCGCCAAGAGCGTGACGGTGGAGTAG